The Verrucomicrobium spinosum DSM 4136 = JCM 18804 genome includes a region encoding these proteins:
- a CDS encoding CTP synthase: MKYIFVTGGVVSSLGKGLAAASLGTLLEHRGLKVILQKFDPYLNVDPGTMNPYEHGEVYVLDDGAETDLDLGHYERFTSTNLSRLNNLTSGQVYTNVLAKERSGAYLGSTVQVIPHVTNEIKERIRKVAREMTADVIITEIGGTVGDIEGLPFLEAIRQFGQEVGPENVLYIHTTLIIYIRAAGELKTKPTQQSIAKLREIGISPGIVLCRTEMRLDQDVKDKISLFCNVEPEAVIEAADVKNSIYEVPLKLHEEKLDDLVCKLLHIETKQPDLARWRKFVNRVINPTHHVRIAVVGKYIELQDAYKSIYEAIVHAGAANDAKVEVVRVDAEDIEKGGPDMHLAGMQGILVPGGFGDRGTEGKITACKYARESGIPYFGICLGMQIAVIEFARNVCGWTDANSTEFNKTTAHPVVNLLEEQQHVTQKGGSMRLGAWVTDLAPNTRAYDLYHSATITERHRHRYEYNSIYKEEMESKGFIISGMSPDGTLAEIIELKDHPFFMACQFHPELLSKPNHPHPIFYGFVRAALHHHAPID; this comes from the coding sequence ATGAAATACATCTTCGTCACCGGTGGCGTCGTCAGTTCGCTAGGCAAAGGCCTGGCCGCCGCTTCGCTCGGCACCCTGCTGGAGCACCGTGGATTGAAAGTGATCCTGCAAAAGTTCGACCCGTACCTGAACGTGGATCCCGGTACCATGAACCCCTACGAGCATGGCGAAGTGTACGTGCTGGATGACGGGGCCGAAACCGACCTCGACCTGGGCCACTACGAGCGCTTTACCAGCACCAATCTCTCCCGACTTAACAACCTGACGAGCGGTCAGGTGTACACGAACGTCCTCGCCAAGGAACGCAGTGGTGCCTATCTCGGCAGCACCGTGCAGGTCATTCCACACGTGACCAACGAGATCAAAGAGCGTATCCGCAAGGTCGCCCGTGAAATGACCGCTGACGTGATCATCACAGAGATCGGTGGCACCGTGGGGGACATCGAGGGCCTGCCCTTCCTGGAGGCCATTCGTCAGTTCGGCCAGGAAGTCGGTCCGGAAAACGTCCTCTACATTCACACGACGCTGATCATCTATATCCGTGCCGCCGGAGAGCTCAAGACCAAGCCCACCCAGCAAAGCATCGCGAAGCTGCGGGAGATCGGGATCAGCCCCGGCATTGTCCTCTGCCGCACTGAGATGCGCCTGGATCAGGACGTAAAGGACAAGATTTCGCTCTTCTGCAACGTCGAACCAGAAGCCGTCATCGAGGCCGCAGACGTCAAGAACTCCATTTACGAGGTGCCTCTCAAGCTGCACGAGGAAAAGCTCGACGATCTCGTCTGCAAACTGCTTCACATCGAGACCAAGCAGCCCGACCTCGCCCGCTGGCGCAAGTTTGTAAACCGCGTCATCAATCCCACGCATCACGTGCGTATCGCGGTGGTGGGCAAGTACATCGAGCTACAGGATGCCTATAAAAGCATCTATGAGGCCATCGTGCATGCGGGGGCCGCCAATGACGCCAAAGTCGAGGTCGTGCGGGTGGATGCTGAAGACATCGAGAAAGGCGGCCCGGACATGCACCTCGCGGGCATGCAGGGCATCCTGGTCCCGGGAGGCTTCGGCGACCGCGGCACGGAAGGCAAAATCACCGCGTGCAAGTACGCCCGCGAGTCTGGAATCCCTTACTTTGGCATCTGTCTCGGCATGCAGATCGCCGTCATCGAGTTCGCTCGCAACGTCTGCGGCTGGACGGACGCGAACAGCACCGAGTTCAACAAGACCACCGCCCACCCGGTGGTGAATCTGCTGGAGGAACAACAGCATGTCACCCAGAAGGGTGGCTCCATGCGACTGGGTGCTTGGGTCACGGATCTGGCACCAAACACCAGGGCGTACGACCTGTATCACAGCGCGACGATCACGGAGCGTCACCGTCACCGGTACGAGTACAACTCCATCTACAAAGAGGAGATGGAATCCAAGGGCTTCATCATCAGCGGCATGTCTCCAGACGGCACCTTGGCGGAGATCATCGAGCTGAAGGACCACCCCTTCTTCATGGCCTGTCAGTTCCACCCGGAGCTGCTTTCCAAGCCCAACCATCCGCACCCGATTTTCTACGGCTTCGTGCGGGCGGCACTTCATCATCACGCCCCGATCGACTGA
- the kdsB gene encoding 3-deoxy-manno-octulosonate cytidylyltransferase produces the protein MSSSRPQVLVVIPARWGSTRFPGKPLHLIAGKPLVQHVWERCLQCRLVDRVVIATDDVRIADAARRFNALVVMTDPDHPSGTDRVAETAASFPNHQVVINVQGDEPLISPALIDELAQTLVQEPAVPMITAAAPIDDPALLQDANVVKVVLNARRDALYFSRSLIPYPRNPDSGIVHYRHLGIYGFQRDFVFQFVNWPPSLLERTESLEQLRALENGATIRVALTHETSPGVDTPEQAIAIEKALQSS, from the coding sequence TTGTCCTCATCACGTCCGCAAGTCCTCGTTGTCATTCCCGCGCGCTGGGGGTCCACCCGGTTCCCTGGCAAGCCGTTGCACCTCATCGCCGGAAAGCCGCTCGTCCAGCACGTCTGGGAGCGCTGTCTCCAGTGCCGACTGGTGGATCGTGTTGTGATCGCGACCGATGATGTGCGGATCGCCGATGCTGCCCGCCGCTTCAATGCGCTGGTGGTGATGACCGATCCCGACCACCCCAGCGGCACCGACCGCGTGGCCGAGACAGCGGCGTCTTTCCCGAACCATCAGGTGGTGATCAACGTGCAGGGTGACGAGCCCTTGATCTCCCCTGCCCTGATCGATGAGCTGGCCCAGACCTTGGTGCAGGAGCCAGCTGTCCCCATGATCACCGCCGCGGCCCCCATTGACGATCCGGCGCTGCTCCAGGACGCCAATGTGGTGAAGGTGGTGCTCAACGCCCGGCGTGATGCTCTCTATTTCTCACGTTCGCTCATTCCGTACCCGCGAAATCCAGACTCCGGCATTGTCCACTATCGTCACCTGGGCATCTACGGCTTCCAGCGCGATTTTGTGTTCCAGTTTGTCAACTGGCCGCCATCGTTGCTGGAGCGCACCGAATCCCTCGAACAACTCCGCGCTCTTGAGAACGGAGCCACCATCCGTGTCGCGCTCACCCACGAGACCTCCCCCGGCGTAGATACTCCTGAGCAGGCCATCGCCATCGAGAAAGCTTTACAGTCCTCTTAA
- a CDS encoding DNA topoisomerase IV subunit B, which yields MANHGYTEDSIRSLDWREHIRLRPGMYIGKLGDGTAPEDGIYVLLKEVIDNTIDEHVMGYGKEVEITIEENVCTIRDYGRGVPLGKLMECAAQINTGAKYDSEVFKRSVGLNGVGIKAVNALSDRFDIQAYREGKTRAIEFSQGLVVKEMKNPVATTDRDGTKITFHPDPTSFAGDYAFRLDFIREMLRFYAWLNPGLTLTLNGEKFRSKDGLIDLLNAKLTEEPQYPIIYLASKEVEVAFTHGVGYGEECYSFVNGQHTTQGGTHLAAFREALVAEAREFFKKQFDPSDVRGSLVAAVSVKVQEPVFESQTKTKLGSTTMEPNGRSLRTTIVNFVTSQLDNYLHKHGDVAKAMLEKIQANEKERKEISGIQKIARESARKAKVHNKKLRDCRVHLDTKNPDREKSTLFITEGDSASGSITKSRDVNFQAVFSLRGKPLNCFGLTRKVCYENEEFNLLQNALNIEEDLEELRYQNVVMATDADVDGMHIRLLMITFFLQFYPELIRRGHLYILQTPLFRVRNKKETFYCYSDEERFKAIAKCGKAAEITRFKGLGEISPDEFKHFIGPKMRLEPVLMPEHKSIKELLTFYMGKNTPDRQEYIVQNLRVEHDIELEDKARDEEERKKKQKQVISLEAPF from the coding sequence ATGGCTAACCACGGATATACCGAAGACTCCATTCGTTCACTCGACTGGCGGGAGCACATTCGTCTGCGCCCCGGCATGTACATCGGCAAGCTGGGTGACGGCACCGCTCCTGAAGATGGCATCTACGTGCTGCTCAAAGAGGTGATCGACAACACCATCGACGAGCATGTCATGGGTTACGGCAAGGAAGTCGAGATCACGATCGAAGAGAACGTTTGTACGATCCGCGACTACGGACGCGGCGTCCCCTTGGGGAAGCTGATGGAGTGCGCCGCCCAGATCAACACGGGTGCCAAGTACGACAGTGAGGTCTTTAAGCGAAGTGTGGGCTTGAACGGCGTGGGTATCAAGGCGGTGAATGCTTTGTCCGACCGCTTTGACATCCAGGCCTACCGCGAGGGCAAGACACGCGCTATCGAGTTCTCACAAGGGCTCGTGGTCAAGGAGATGAAGAACCCGGTGGCCACGACGGATCGGGACGGTACGAAGATCACGTTTCATCCGGACCCGACTTCATTCGCTGGCGACTATGCCTTCCGGCTGGATTTCATCCGGGAGATGCTGCGTTTCTATGCCTGGTTAAATCCAGGTCTGACGCTGACGTTGAACGGTGAGAAGTTTCGGAGCAAGGACGGTCTCATTGACCTCCTCAATGCCAAGCTGACAGAGGAACCGCAGTATCCGATCATCTATCTCGCCTCGAAGGAGGTGGAAGTGGCCTTCACGCATGGTGTGGGGTATGGCGAGGAGTGCTACAGCTTCGTGAACGGCCAGCACACCACGCAAGGGGGGACGCATCTGGCAGCCTTCCGGGAGGCGCTGGTGGCTGAGGCACGGGAATTCTTCAAGAAGCAGTTCGATCCCAGTGACGTGCGCGGGAGCCTGGTCGCAGCGGTGAGCGTGAAGGTGCAGGAGCCGGTGTTCGAGTCCCAAACGAAAACGAAGCTGGGCAGCACGACCATGGAGCCCAACGGCCGCAGTCTGCGGACCACAATCGTCAACTTTGTCACCTCCCAGCTGGACAACTACCTGCACAAGCATGGCGATGTTGCAAAGGCCATGCTGGAGAAGATCCAGGCCAACGAGAAGGAGCGCAAGGAGATCAGTGGCATTCAGAAGATCGCCCGCGAGAGCGCTCGCAAGGCCAAGGTCCACAACAAGAAGCTGCGTGACTGCCGGGTGCATTTGGACACCAAGAACCCCGATCGTGAAAAGAGCACGCTCTTTATCACGGAAGGGGACTCTGCGAGCGGCAGCATCACCAAGAGCCGTGATGTGAACTTTCAGGCCGTGTTCAGCCTGCGGGGCAAGCCGCTCAACTGCTTCGGCCTCACCCGCAAAGTCTGCTATGAGAATGAGGAGTTCAATCTCCTCCAGAACGCACTCAACATTGAGGAAGATCTCGAAGAGCTGCGTTATCAGAACGTGGTGATGGCGACAGATGCTGATGTGGACGGGATGCACATCCGGTTGCTCATGATCACCTTCTTCCTGCAGTTTTACCCGGAACTCATCCGGCGTGGGCACCTTTACATTCTGCAGACGCCGCTGTTCCGTGTGCGCAACAAGAAGGAAACCTTCTATTGCTACAGCGATGAGGAGCGTTTCAAAGCGATCGCGAAGTGTGGCAAGGCCGCTGAGATCACCCGGTTCAAGGGCCTGGGCGAAATCTCACCGGATGAGTTCAAGCATTTCATCGGCCCCAAGATGCGGCTGGAGCCCGTGCTCATGCCGGAGCACAAGAGCATCAAGGAGCTGCTGACCTTCTATATGGGCAAGAACACGCCCGACCGCCAGGAGTACATCGTGCAGAACCTTCGGGTGGAGCACGATATCGAATTGGAAGACAAGGCTCGTGATGAAGAGGAGCGCAAGAAGAAGCAGAAACAGGTGATTTCCCTGGAGGCCCCCTTCTGA
- a CDS encoding DNA gyrase/topoisomerase IV subunit A has translation MTPDSLLPPSGPSHTGELHTKLVDELYGDWFLDYASYVILERAVPHINDGLKPVQRRILHSMRELEDGRYNKVANVVGNTMKYHPHGDASIGDAMVQLGQKELLIDTQGNWGNILTGDGAAASRYIESRLTKFALDVVFSPKVTEWANSYDGRNKEPVTLPVKFPLLLAQGVEGIAVGLSCRVLPHNFNELCDACVAALRGEPFQLLPDFPQGGIMDAADYNDGQRGGKVRVRAKIETVPKRNMVRITEIPFGTTAGSVQESIVAANEKGKIKIQKVEDNTAEFVEILVHLPSGTDPDQAIQALYAFTDCEVSISVNAVVIQDDKPNFISVTEILKSNAEYAKQLLKQELEIELGELEEKWHFSSLEKIFIEKRIYRDIEECTTWDGVIGAIWKGLTPYLGLLKREITEDDITKLTEIKIKRISKFNSFEADELIRGLESDIDQVQRYLKGLTRYAISYFERIKKTYGKDRERRTVIAGFDRVAASDVAIANETLYLDPKEGFAGYGLKREGEPVSKCSTMDEVLFITREGVMSVVKVAPKFHVGKNPVYLAVFKRDEQAVYSLIYRDGKQGRVYAKRFRVGGITRDKEYPLTQESPGTKVMFFSRHETEEESNAQILNIKLKHELRMRVDAFPYKFGDLAIKGRDSKGNLVTEKSVEKITRLRKSASGEAEEEEVVE, from the coding sequence GTGACTCCTGATTCCCTTCTTCCCCCCTCTGGTCCCTCCCATACCGGGGAACTGCACACCAAGCTCGTGGATGAGCTCTATGGTGACTGGTTCCTGGACTACGCCTCCTACGTGATCCTGGAGCGTGCGGTGCCGCACATCAACGATGGGCTCAAGCCAGTGCAGCGACGCATCCTCCACTCGATGCGTGAGTTGGAGGACGGACGCTATAACAAGGTGGCAAACGTGGTGGGGAACACGATGAAGTATCACCCCCACGGGGACGCTTCCATCGGGGATGCCATGGTTCAGCTCGGTCAAAAAGAGCTGCTGATAGACACCCAGGGGAACTGGGGAAACATCCTCACCGGAGACGGTGCAGCCGCCTCCCGGTACATCGAATCGCGCCTCACCAAGTTCGCGCTGGACGTGGTGTTCAGCCCCAAGGTGACGGAGTGGGCGAACAGCTACGACGGCCGCAATAAGGAGCCGGTGACGTTGCCGGTGAAGTTTCCGCTGCTCCTCGCCCAGGGGGTGGAAGGCATCGCCGTGGGCCTCTCCTGCCGCGTGCTGCCGCATAATTTCAACGAACTCTGCGACGCCTGCGTTGCCGCCCTGCGCGGTGAGCCCTTCCAGTTGTTACCGGACTTCCCGCAAGGGGGCATCATGGATGCCGCTGACTACAACGACGGTCAGCGCGGCGGCAAGGTGCGAGTGCGCGCCAAGATCGAGACCGTGCCCAAGCGGAACATGGTGCGCATCACGGAGATTCCCTTCGGCACTACGGCCGGAAGCGTCCAGGAATCCATCGTCGCCGCCAACGAAAAGGGCAAGATCAAGATCCAGAAGGTGGAAGACAACACGGCGGAGTTTGTGGAAATCCTCGTGCACCTTCCCAGCGGCACGGACCCTGACCAGGCCATTCAGGCGCTCTATGCGTTCACAGACTGCGAGGTCAGCATCTCCGTCAACGCCGTCGTCATCCAGGATGACAAGCCCAATTTCATCTCCGTCACGGAGATTCTCAAATCCAACGCGGAGTACGCCAAGCAACTGCTCAAGCAGGAACTGGAGATCGAACTCGGCGAGCTGGAGGAGAAGTGGCACTTCAGCTCACTGGAGAAGATCTTCATCGAGAAGCGCATCTACCGTGACATCGAAGAATGCACCACGTGGGACGGCGTCATCGGTGCCATCTGGAAAGGCCTCACGCCTTATCTTGGCCTTTTGAAACGCGAGATTACGGAGGACGACATCACCAAGCTCACGGAGATCAAGATCAAGCGCATTTCCAAGTTCAACTCCTTCGAGGCCGATGAACTGATCCGCGGCTTGGAAAGTGACATCGACCAGGTGCAGCGCTACCTCAAAGGATTGACCCGGTATGCCATCTCGTACTTCGAGCGCATCAAGAAGACTTACGGCAAGGATCGTGAACGTCGCACCGTGATTGCTGGTTTTGACCGGGTGGCGGCTTCAGACGTGGCCATTGCCAACGAGACGCTCTATCTCGACCCGAAAGAAGGTTTCGCTGGCTATGGTCTGAAACGGGAAGGGGAGCCCGTGAGCAAGTGCTCCACGATGGACGAAGTCCTCTTCATCACCCGCGAAGGTGTGATGAGCGTCGTGAAAGTGGCGCCGAAATTCCACGTGGGTAAGAACCCCGTCTATCTGGCCGTCTTCAAGCGCGACGAGCAGGCGGTGTATTCGTTGATCTACCGCGATGGCAAGCAGGGCCGTGTGTATGCGAAGCGGTTCCGTGTGGGTGGTATTACCCGCGACAAGGAGTATCCTCTGACGCAAGAGTCCCCCGGGACAAAAGTCATGTTCTTCTCACGGCATGAGACGGAGGAAGAAAGCAACGCCCAGATCTTGAATATCAAGCTCAAGCACGAACTGCGCATGCGGGTGGATGCCTTCCCCTACAAGTTTGGAGACCTCGCCATCAAGGGACGTGATTCCAAGGGCAATCTCGTCACCGAGAAGTCGGTGGAAAAGATCACCCGGTTGCGCAAGAGCGCATCGGGTGAGGCGGAAGAAGAGGAAGTGGTGGAGTAG
- the msrB gene encoding peptide-methionine (R)-S-oxide reductase MsrB, translating to MDKADLQERLSPEQWRVTQEQGTEYPFTGKFCNHKADGTYTCVCCGEDLFDSKTKYDSGSGWPSFWNQVNKEAVSMHEDDSHGMSRTEIVCGKCGAHLGHVFPDGPKPTGLRYCVNSLSLEFRAATATATATATATATENG from the coding sequence ATGGACAAAGCTGATCTCCAAGAGCGCCTCTCGCCAGAGCAATGGCGCGTGACCCAGGAACAAGGGACAGAGTATCCGTTCACTGGCAAATTTTGCAATCACAAGGCCGACGGCACCTACACGTGCGTCTGCTGCGGTGAAGACCTGTTCGACTCAAAGACGAAATACGACTCCGGCTCCGGCTGGCCCAGCTTTTGGAATCAGGTGAACAAAGAGGCCGTCTCCATGCACGAGGACGACAGCCACGGCATGAGCCGCACCGAGATCGTCTGCGGAAAGTGCGGCGCCCACTTGGGACATGTGTTTCCCGACGGACCCAAGCCTACCGGATTGAGGTACTGCGTGAATTCGCTGTCTTTGGAATTCAGGGCCGCAACTGCAACTGCAACTGCAACTGCAACTGCAACTGCAACTGAGAACGGGTAG
- a CDS encoding RNA-binding S4 domain-containing protein — protein MRADLYLHHVRIFKTRSLATQACTRGLVQIGGQPMKPARELKLGEVLDIQRGDLSLVVRVIAFPTTRVGASLVKLFMEDLTPVQNYQKAAEARREKVLLTPHALAAKPDKKQLRLIRELMERNQS, from the coding sequence ATGCGCGCCGACCTTTATCTGCACCACGTCCGCATTTTCAAGACCCGCTCTCTTGCCACCCAGGCCTGCACCCGTGGGCTGGTGCAAATTGGCGGGCAACCCATGAAGCCAGCCCGAGAGTTGAAACTCGGCGAGGTGCTCGACATTCAGCGGGGTGACCTGAGTTTGGTGGTTCGCGTCATTGCTTTCCCCACCACCCGAGTGGGAGCGTCGCTGGTGAAGCTCTTCATGGAAGATCTGACGCCAGTGCAGAACTATCAGAAAGCAGCCGAGGCCCGCCGGGAAAAGGTCCTGCTTACGCCTCATGCATTGGCTGCCAAGCCTGACAAAAAACAACTCCGCCTCATCCGCGAGCTGATGGAACGCAATCAGTCCTGA
- the rsmB gene encoding 16S rRNA (cytosine(967)-C(5))-methyltransferase RsmB, producing the protein MSVIPLNSRQLALQILVEWERSEIYAADLIEKAAATHRLDHRDTALLQTLVMGTLRNIDLLDIWLERVCDNQHLETSVHWLLRLGIAQLLLLEMPAHAVVNETVNQAGKARGLVNAVLRRVDRERIPLLARMDRLPIAERTSHPSWLAERWTKQFGKSAAEALCEWDQQPASTYVRVNQLHPQPLTPEEVLPLEPISFPGFFRADTLPREWLASGRCYAQDPSTVIACDLLAPQPGETILDACAAPGGKSAYLAQKMQNQGRILTCDSVPRRLQRMQQNLERLNVTIAENRQVDWTKPLPPIWKGVQVDRILLDAPCSNTGVMRRRVDVRWRLDPEVFVEMAQLQTKILSTLSPLLKSGGSLVYSTCSLDREENEDIIASFLVAHPEFKLVETRSSLPWRDGFDGAFAALLLKS; encoded by the coding sequence ATGAGCGTAATCCCCCTTAATTCCCGACAGCTTGCACTTCAGATTCTCGTCGAATGGGAGCGCAGTGAAATCTATGCAGCAGACCTCATCGAAAAGGCTGCCGCCACCCATCGCCTTGATCATCGCGACACCGCGCTCCTTCAGACGCTAGTGATGGGCACGCTTCGCAACATCGACCTGCTGGACATCTGGCTGGAACGGGTCTGCGACAATCAGCACCTTGAAACCAGTGTCCACTGGCTGCTCAGGCTCGGCATTGCCCAGCTTCTTCTGCTGGAGATGCCAGCCCACGCCGTAGTGAACGAAACGGTGAACCAGGCTGGCAAGGCTCGCGGGCTGGTCAACGCCGTGCTTCGCCGGGTGGACCGGGAGAGAATCCCGCTCTTGGCACGCATGGATCGCCTCCCCATCGCCGAGCGAACCTCGCATCCTTCCTGGCTTGCTGAGCGGTGGACCAAGCAGTTCGGCAAGTCAGCAGCGGAAGCCCTCTGCGAGTGGGACCAACAGCCCGCCTCAACGTATGTGCGGGTGAATCAATTGCACCCGCAGCCGCTCACCCCGGAAGAGGTGCTCCCGCTGGAACCTATTTCTTTCCCGGGGTTCTTCCGCGCCGACACCTTGCCGCGTGAGTGGCTCGCCAGCGGCCGGTGTTATGCTCAGGACCCCAGTACGGTAATCGCCTGCGATCTCCTCGCCCCTCAACCGGGTGAGACGATTCTGGATGCTTGCGCTGCACCAGGCGGCAAGTCCGCGTATCTGGCGCAGAAGATGCAGAATCAGGGACGGATCCTGACTTGTGACTCTGTGCCCCGCAGGCTCCAGCGCATGCAGCAGAATCTGGAGCGTCTGAACGTAACCATTGCAGAGAACCGTCAGGTGGATTGGACCAAACCGTTGCCTCCGATCTGGAAAGGCGTCCAAGTTGATCGCATTCTTCTTGATGCCCCCTGCAGCAATACGGGCGTGATGCGTCGTCGCGTCGATGTCCGTTGGCGGTTGGATCCTGAGGTCTTCGTCGAGATGGCCCAACTACAGACCAAGATTCTGTCCACTCTGTCACCTCTCCTGAAGTCCGGCGGAAGCTTGGTTTACAGCACTTGCAGTCTCGATCGGGAGGAAAACGAGGACATCATTGCTTCATTCCTGGTCGCTCATCCGGAATTCAAGCTGGTGGAAACTCGGAGTTCCCTCCCCTGGAGAGATGGATTCGATGGCGCGTTCGCTGCGCTTTTGTTGAAAAGTTGA
- a CDS encoding UDP-glucose dehydrogenase family protein, giving the protein MKLTIIGSGYVGLTTGACFAEVGHHVVCVDNDERKIKSLLEGKIPIYEPGLETIVRKNVVSKRLQFTTSTEEGVDHGEVIFIAVPTPPQADGSVDLSFIEKVAREIAVCLGSYRVIVDKSTVPVKTGERVAQTIRRYAKPGVEFDVVSNPEFLREGSAVEDLMSPDRIVIGGNSDRALAVMQKVYEPFVAPVLVTDINSAELIKHAANSFLALKISYVNALSELCEVSGADVEKVAEGIGMDKRIGRSFLNAGLGYGGSCFPKDIAAFIAIAEQLGTPFNLLKEVQKINARQLNRFLDSVREALWVLKDKKIAVWGLSFKPNTDDVRSSVAISLVETLVKEGAEVTAYDPKAMDKFRELPIASKVTLTDNPVEAARGAEALIVATEWPEFATVDLQELRDAMRTPLIFDGRNLLDPTAAASYGFQYRGIGRGTLAAE; this is encoded by the coding sequence ATGAAACTCACGATCATTGGTTCCGGTTACGTTGGACTCACTACAGGTGCCTGCTTCGCAGAAGTCGGCCATCACGTTGTTTGCGTGGACAATGATGAACGCAAAATCAAAAGCCTTTTGGAGGGCAAAATCCCGATTTACGAGCCCGGCCTGGAAACAATCGTCCGCAAGAATGTTGTCTCCAAGCGCCTACAGTTCACCACCAGCACGGAAGAGGGCGTCGATCACGGTGAGGTGATCTTCATTGCGGTACCAACCCCGCCCCAGGCAGATGGCAGCGTGGATCTCAGCTTCATCGAAAAAGTGGCACGCGAAATTGCCGTCTGCCTCGGCAGCTATCGGGTAATTGTGGACAAGAGCACGGTTCCCGTGAAGACCGGCGAGCGCGTCGCTCAGACGATCCGCCGCTACGCCAAGCCGGGCGTGGAATTCGACGTCGTGAGCAATCCCGAGTTCCTGCGTGAAGGCAGCGCCGTGGAAGACCTCATGAGCCCTGACCGCATCGTCATCGGCGGCAACAGCGACCGCGCTCTCGCGGTCATGCAAAAGGTCTATGAGCCTTTTGTTGCCCCGGTACTCGTGACCGACATCAACAGCGCCGAGCTCATCAAGCATGCCGCAAACAGTTTCCTCGCTCTGAAGATTTCCTATGTAAACGCACTGTCCGAGCTTTGCGAGGTCAGCGGTGCAGACGTGGAGAAGGTCGCCGAGGGCATTGGCATGGACAAGCGCATCGGCCGTAGTTTCCTCAACGCGGGCCTTGGCTACGGGGGCTCTTGTTTCCCAAAGGACATCGCCGCCTTCATCGCGATTGCAGAACAGCTGGGCACTCCTTTCAATCTGCTTAAAGAGGTTCAGAAGATCAACGCCCGCCAGCTCAATCGCTTTCTCGACAGCGTACGGGAGGCCCTTTGGGTGCTTAAGGACAAGAAGATCGCCGTCTGGGGTCTCAGCTTCAAACCCAACACGGACGACGTCCGATCCAGCGTCGCCATCAGTCTTGTGGAGACCTTGGTCAAAGAGGGCGCGGAAGTCACGGCCTACGATCCCAAGGCCATGGACAAGTTCCGCGAGCTTCCCATCGCCAGCAAGGTCACTCTCACCGACAATCCTGTCGAAGCTGCCCGTGGTGCCGAGGCGCTCATCGTGGCCACTGAATGGCCGGAATTCGCCACAGTGGATCTCCAAGAACTTCGCGACGCGATGCGCACCCCCCTTATCTTCGACGGGCGCAATCTGCTCGACCCGACCGCAGCAGCCAGCTACGGCTTCCAATACCGGGGCATCGGCCGAGGCACCCTTGCAGCAGAATGA